A genomic segment from Lignipirellula cremea encodes:
- the pgl gene encoding 6-phosphogluconolactonase — translation MRIEILADKEAIAVRAAEQIAEQARQAVAARGQFLLAVSGGSTPWAMLRCLATADVPWEQTHLFQVDERVAPAGHADRNLTHLQESLAEAPLPAEQIHAMPVEEADLELAAARYAATLRELAGVPAVLDLVHLGLGDDGHTASLIPGDPVLDVEQTDVSSTGVYQGRRRLSLTFPAINRARAILWLLAGAGKAPMLRRLCEADPSIPAGRIEQQHALLLADQTAAAEIDPSGFQ, via the coding sequence ATGCGGATTGAAATCCTGGCAGACAAAGAAGCGATCGCCGTCCGGGCGGCGGAACAGATCGCCGAGCAGGCGCGCCAAGCGGTGGCTGCTCGCGGGCAATTCCTGCTGGCGGTGAGCGGAGGCAGCACGCCCTGGGCGATGCTTCGCTGCCTGGCGACGGCGGACGTGCCGTGGGAGCAGACGCACCTGTTCCAGGTTGACGAGCGGGTCGCCCCGGCTGGACATGCCGACCGGAACCTGACCCATCTGCAGGAAAGCCTGGCGGAGGCCCCGTTGCCGGCGGAGCAGATCCATGCCATGCCGGTCGAAGAGGCCGACCTGGAGTTGGCAGCCGCACGTTACGCGGCCACGCTGCGGGAATTGGCCGGCGTTCCGGCGGTGCTGGATCTGGTGCATCTGGGGCTGGGCGACGATGGCCATACGGCGTCGCTGATCCCGGGCGATCCAGTTCTCGACGTGGAACAGACCGACGTCTCTAGCACGGGCGTGTACCAGGGGCGGCGGAGGTTGTCGCTGACCTTTCCCGCCATCAACCGGGCACGCGCAATCTTGTGGCTGCTGGCCGGGGCCGGCAAGGCTCCCATGCTTCGCCGGTTATGCGAAGCCGATCCGAGCATCCCCGCCGGCCGCATTGAGCAGCAGCACGCCCTGCTGCTGGCCGACCAGACCGCCGCCGCGGAGATCGACCCTTCGGGTTTTCAGTAG
- a CDS encoding NAD(P)/FAD-dependent oxidoreductase, whose product MKSEYDCIVLGGGPAGSSAAALTAEAGLSTLLLEREKLPRFHVGESLMPEAYWVFERLGVLDKMKQSDFVKKVSVQFVTSTGKESQPFFFKQHDPRECVETWQVERARFDQMLFENAAEKGAEALDQTRVRDVLFDGDKAVGVRLETADQQIHEVGAKVVVDGTGQQSLIANKLGLKVEDPSLKKIAIWTYYENAIRDPGENGGATIIMHTRDKDSWFWFIPLSNNITSIGVVADRDYLLNGRGSPEEIYAEELAICPGLQERLKDAVQCDKHRVAKEFSYTTRQRSGDGWVLIGDAYGFIDPIYSSGVYFALKSGELAADAIVEGFARQDLSGAQLGKWTEGFDGGTIWIRKLVEAYYANEFSFGGFLKTNMQHVGNLTDLLIGRIFYDGAGRIFDDMTPAIEQARQDASRMA is encoded by the coding sequence ATGAAAAGCGAATACGACTGCATCGTTCTGGGAGGAGGGCCGGCCGGCTCTTCCGCCGCCGCCCTGACGGCCGAAGCGGGCCTTTCCACGCTGCTTCTGGAACGGGAGAAATTGCCCCGCTTCCATGTGGGCGAGTCGCTCATGCCCGAGGCCTACTGGGTCTTTGAACGGCTGGGCGTCCTCGACAAAATGAAACAGAGCGACTTCGTCAAAAAAGTCAGCGTGCAGTTTGTCACCTCCACCGGCAAAGAGTCGCAGCCGTTCTTTTTCAAACAGCACGATCCCCGCGAGTGTGTGGAAACCTGGCAGGTCGAGCGGGCCCGCTTTGATCAGATGCTGTTCGAGAACGCCGCCGAAAAAGGCGCCGAAGCCCTCGACCAGACCCGCGTCCGCGATGTGCTCTTTGACGGCGACAAGGCGGTCGGCGTTCGCCTGGAAACGGCCGATCAGCAGATCCATGAAGTGGGCGCCAAGGTCGTCGTCGACGGAACCGGCCAGCAGTCGCTCATCGCCAACAAGCTGGGCCTCAAAGTCGAAGATCCCAGCCTGAAAAAAATCGCCATCTGGACGTACTACGAAAACGCCATCCGCGATCCGGGCGAAAACGGCGGCGCCACCATCATTATGCACACGCGGGACAAGGACTCCTGGTTCTGGTTCATTCCGCTGTCGAACAACATCACCAGCATCGGCGTGGTGGCCGACCGCGACTACCTGCTCAATGGACGCGGCTCGCCGGAGGAAATCTACGCCGAAGAACTGGCCATCTGCCCCGGCCTGCAGGAACGCCTCAAAGACGCCGTGCAGTGCGACAAGCACCGGGTCGCCAAGGAGTTTTCCTACACCACGCGGCAACGCTCCGGCGACGGCTGGGTGCTGATCGGCGACGCGTACGGCTTTATTGATCCGATCTATTCGTCAGGCGTGTACTTCGCGCTCAAATCGGGCGAACTGGCGGCGGACGCCATTGTAGAAGGCTTTGCCCGGCAGGACCTGTCCGGCGCCCAGCTGGGCAAATGGACCGAAGGCTTCGACGGCGGCACGATCTGGATCCGCAAACTGGTCGAAGCGTATTACGCCAACGAATTCAGCTTTGGCGGTTTCCTTAAAACCAACATGCAGCACGTTGGCAACCTGACCGACCTGCTCATCGGCCGGATCTTTTACGACGGCGCCGGCCGGATCTTCGACGACATGACGCCCGCCATCGAACAAGCCCGGCAGGACGCCTCCCGCATGGCCTGA